The genomic region caatttccggcctgcgtgccgaagtgttgaacaatttactttccctaaatcttttttatttttctgcaTTTGTTTTTAACTTTGTGACGTGGATGATAAActttggtaatttaggatgtttgCAATGGTTTGGTATGGTGTTTATTGATAAGACatgtacatacgaggcttagagtactaaataTTAGTACTAGTAAAGCCGGGACATGAAGAACGAagccagaaacctgtttttcaaccttgcagattgtcgacacggggtcgtgtccagccgacacgcccccgtgcccgcttccctagacctgctgtttgtttatttCTGCACATTTTTGACAGACACGGgcccgtgtccagccaacacgcccacgtgtccaccttctgtaagttttcgttactgacacctgaacacggggtcgtgtctacccgacacggggccgtgtctaggcTCCCAGTAACACAAAAAATTTGCTTTttacacctttttacacatttaatcaacctaaaaacttatttttgggacacattgaggacaatgtgtaatttaagtgtggggggatgctaaaactttgaatcttgcaagtcctaattaacaagccttacacaaaactctattggaaccactaatcaccccaaattttttcaaaaattttcatttttttacttgtctaggtttaatttgggaatttcaagttctaacaaggttatattttttcaaatttacaaccgatagcgtcgtgataaaaagaaccaacataagaaaattgtgaaacggcatgacaaacttagttaaaatttgattatatatacttgatcacataaaaacccattcccacaaaagtgagttttgagcctttgttgagcatacaaatacatatctttacactaaatgctcatttttcgtttcttgtgtgaatagccgcttggttcttacaactctagaacttgccacgacaatgcattcccggtccttaccaacttaaacccgagaaagtaaatgatggaggcattaggactaacccttttttctttctacaccattatttttcttttttttttaacacctacccaaaatccccctagttaacccatttgagcctaaaccttttcatttcttaacccaaaacaaacaccctttttacccacctaaacccttttttcattttaaccctttcttttagtaacaaagctcggtttttcttatgacttatgaaaaaaaaaatatgatgaaaccaaataaacaaacaagtttatcaaaaatgactttgtttgaaagaaatggttcatcaaaataaaataaattgtcaaaaataaaaaagtctttcaacaaaccgatgctttttacgcttttcgcccttttactaaccactaacccaactacccacctttagcccaagcctaacccttcacccaaaaagtcctcttgatatttacaaaggtatatagttaaaaaggaggaggattgattgcttggcaagcttatggtaggagtaagttccatgccgctcttgagtgattcactaaaatacatcttcggccgagtgttgagtgattccccgtgaggtgtgtgaacttgtatataaatgaaattataaaaaaaaaggcatgttatgccctaataagtaatttatcttatgtaatgtttttaataaatcatgatgaataggattgtaaataaataaaaataaaacgtaataaagaatcttggaaatcccgacactctatgacaagcccaaaaaccttctcttctacccattccatttgggagtgaaaaagccacattataaggagttttgcttgaggacaaacaaagattcaagtgtgggggtatttgatgtgcacaaaatgcaacatataaattacatcaattgtggcataaaactaacccttttttagtactaatgttggaaaaagtgtgcttttgtcttccttttgtattttcaggattaaatgagctcaaataaacaaaaaaagcaaaaatgcagctaaatctaacataaatacaagaaaaggaacaaacgtggcatgcccgacctcccgacagcatcttcccaagcaaaacaaggaaacagagggctgaacacgccccgtgctcaatgagcacgggggcgtgcccaagtgtcagcagaaaagacaaagttggctacctggtcgggggttaagggaatggcttggtaagagtcttgccattgttcaatgtatagatcctgcaaaggacctgggtcaaatttagtaggacctccttcaatgcccaacggtattggatggcgggggtccaaactctttgaccccctcataagttaaactactattaaaactttaacccggctacttaggactgtatccctgctgactcagactacttagccgagggtaacgtcaccttcaaaagaggggcctaccacattatgcattaataacttaattaagtatctttcaataatccgaccctttaggattgtaccCTTGTTgattcaaactactgggttgagggtaacgtcaccttcaaaagaggggcctactacaataactaagataatctcttaaacaagtgcaaaagtgcggaaataatcaaaggttacactacacacgagtcggatccaagtgattcatcttgtctatctgtttttacttttattttacttttcaacattttagttagttttatttttctagttaaaaacctttttctaactttttgatttgattagatgttgaggataaaccggtattaaaagctcttgtgtccttggacgacctcggtatcttaccaacactataccacgtccacgatgggtgcacttgcccatatgtgtgtttagtgttagtaaatatcgtgttttataaatttaaaacttggctaaaaagtgtaaaagggcttaaaatatacacctaaaatatatcaCGCCTAACGCAAATCACTTACACACCTTATGCTCATTGCCAGGCATAACAAAACCCTCTGGTTGTTTCATATATATCTCCTAATCCAAATCACCATTCAGGAAAGCggttttcacatccatttggtgaattaCAAGATTATGATTGCAGCTAAGGCAACCAACAATCTAATTGTAGATATTCTTGATATAGGAATATGTATCAAAGTAGTCAAttccttccttttgtctaaagccTTGGATAACCAATCGGGCTTTAAACTTATCAATTGAACCATCGaatttcatcttcttcttgaagatccatttACAACCAAGTGGTTTACACCCAGGGGTAGACCAGAAAATTTCCAAGTGGTATTCATAGAGTCAATCTCATCATTTATAGCTTATTTCCAGAAAGCTACATCCCGAGATGCCATGGCTTCACTATAGGTTCGAGGATCATCCTCAATATCGAAACAATACTGATATTGAATTATAATTTCATCTCTATATCCTTCAACCAAATATAgttgaaaatcatcaccaaatgATTTAGCTTTTCTTGCTCTACCACTCCTCCTATGTTCAGGAGGAGTAGCAATCACTTGTTCAGCCATTTGAGAGTTACTAGAGCTTGGAACCATGTCCCTAGGTATTGAAGAGAATCTATTCTCATCATAATCTGCAGTTCTTGCCTCAATTACCGTATGAACAGACACGTAGTCATTTGGTTCTATAACATAGAACCTGTGAGCAAATGAATGCTCAGCATACCCAATGAAAATGCAATCTATACCTCTTTCCCCTATGTTCCTTATCTTAGGATCAGTGAGCCTTACCGCGGCTCTACAACCCCAAACTCTCAGTTTATGCAGCTCGGGTGGTTTTTTATCCCAAAGCTCAAAAGGGGTGGTCTTATTCCTTCTATTTCGAACCCTATTTAGCAAATAGCAGGTTGTCAACATAGCCTCACCCCAAAAGCCCTCACTTAGGCCCGAATAGGACAACATGGTATTGGCCATTTCCTTTAGAGTCTTATTCTTCCTTTCCACCACACCATTTTGTTCCGGTGTGTAAGGAGTTGTGGTATGGTGTATTATTCCAGTCAATTGGAAATACACCGGGTCAAAATACTCACCACCTATGTCTATATGAGGGTTTTGATCAACCCACTCCGATGAAGCTCTACTTCTTGTTTATAGATCTTAAACTTTTCAAGAGCTTCATCCTTAGCATGTAACAAATAAACATAGTAGAATCTAGTAGCATCATCTATAAATGTTACTACATACTTTTTATTACCTAGTGATGGTGTAGCATGAAAGTCACATAGGTCGCTATGTATCAAATCTAACATTTTACTTTCCCTATGAACATGTTGCATGAAAGGCTTTTTAGTTATCTTATTCACCTTGCAAATTTGACATTTATCATTATTTATGTTAATAGGCGGAATCAAGCTCATTTTAGACATTTGTTAATGTGAGTGCATAATGTCTATCACCTCCGTCAATCCCGAATCGTAGCAGAAAACTGACTAAGACAAGGTTTTATATTGTTTAATATAGGGTaatggcatttttgtaaataaggAAACCTTCCTTATTAGagccctataaataggagccttatgGTTCATTTTGAGAACTTTTGCCATTTGAAGATTAGAGCTTCAAGAGAGAGAAACTAGTGTTCAAGGTGATTCGTGGTGTAATCTTTGTCAAAACATTGAATAGAATCACTGTTAATTACATTCTTGTGTTCGGTCCACACACGTGCACGGATTTCGCACGTCGTCCCGTGTCATTCGCAATCATTCGGGGGCTATATTCGATCCTAATCGCTTTCACACTTTAATTCTTTTATAATGTACATGTCCTAGTCTAGCATGCCATAATTCCGAATCAGTTAAGTTGTTACTATTACTAGTTGAAGCTATGTCATTAGCATTCCTAGTTCAAACAACACAAACAGATTCATTCATAAAAGAAACATCAACATTTAACATAAACATACCATTACAAAGATAACCAGAACCTACAAAGGTAGCATGTCTTGACAAGATATACTTGTCACTTTCTAACACTTGTTTGTAACCACAATTATTCAACGCGGTTccacttaacagattctttcgaATTCCTGGCGTATACAAAACATTGTTCGAAAGTAAAGATTTTCAAGAAGTAAAAACAAGATGCACGGTTCCTATTCATTTGATTGGTTCAGTTGCAACATTCCCCATCTTAATGATAGATCCGTCTTCAATTGGTTGAAAGTCTTTGAACCAACGAAGATCCTTGCATACATGGCTTGTTGCACCCGAATCAACCCACCAAGTAATATCATCATCCTGCACATAAAATGATTCAGAAATTAGTGATACATAATTCTGAACCAAATTATTAAATTGTACTAAATTATGATCTTGCTTGCTCGTGTCCTTAAACCCGCTAGAACCAGCCTCATTCTTGTTCTTTGAACCAAACTTATTGGTATTCTTCATCAATTTACAGTCCCTCTTAAAGTGATCAACCTTACCACACTTCCAGCAAGGGTAATTCGGCTTCTTGTTTGGACCCGAATTGTTGTTCCCTTGAAACTTTCGTTTCCCTTTGAACTTACTGTTTCCTTTGGATGATTCACCCATCTCAACCATGTTCACAGAAGACGTTCCAGCCTGTTTCTTTTCATCATTGACCAACAATTTTTCTTGTGCTCTCAAGCCTTCTTCAATTATGAAGTGGCTTCCAAGTTCAACCAAAGTTAACTCTCCTTTCTGATGTTTCAGATTATGTTTAAAATCTTTCCAGGAGGGAGGTAACTTGTCAATGATACTTGAAACCAAGATGGATTCATCCATCTTCATGTCATGATGGGCATACTGCCCTAGAATTCGTAACAATTCATTATATTTTTCCATGACAGGCCTTGAATCAACCATTTTGTGATTGTTAAAATTACTGACAAGAAACGTTTTACTAAAAGAATCTTTTGCCGTGTATTTGGCTTCTAAAGTGTCCCATAGTAACTTTACAGTTTCTACGTTTTGATAAACATCAAACAAGGGATCAGACATACCATTCAGAATGTGGCCAAGGCATATGCAATTGTCATTCTCCCACTTTGACCTCTTCCTAATTTGCTCCAGATTGCCTTTATCCAGTATCTCCGAGATTGGAGTAGTCAACACGTACACCACCTTCAGCGTTGTGAAAAGAAAGTGCATCTTCTTCTGTCATCTTCGAAAGTCCTACCCTTCGAACTTCTCCAGTTTGTCAAACTTGCTTGCCATATCCTTCATCGATCTGCTTGCTggtgtgtgttgggtgtaatatatttttattgatattttaagccctttttaacacgttagtcaagttttaaatttataaaacatgatattctactaacactaaacacacacatgggcaagtgcacccatcgtaagcgtagtatagcgttggtaagataccgaggtcgtccaaggacacaagaacttttagtaccggtttatcctcaacgtgtAATCAAattaaaagttttagaaaatattttaaacatgaaaataaaaactaaaaatgctgaaaaataaaaataaaagaaaaaacagatagacaagatgaatcacttggattcgacgcgcctttaatgtaacctttgatgatttccacacttttgcactttttaagagattatattagttatagtagtaggcccctcttttgaaggtgacgctACCCTCagcccagtggtttgagtcaacaaggatacaatcccaaaaaGTCGGAATATTgcaagataattaattaagttattaatgcgtaatgtggtaggcccctcttttgaaggcgaagttaccctcggctaagtggtttgagtcagcagggatacaatcccaagtagctgggttaatgtattaatagtagtttacatatgaggggatcaagccattcgcacccccgccatccaatactagtgggtattgaaggaggtcctagtaagcttgacctaggtccttgcacgatctatacactgaacaaggcaagaaccttaccaaaccattcccttaacccccaaccaggtagccaacatatctctgcatagaccgtagagatatgaatggtgaaaatcttttattttatatagacagtaaaataatgccaagacaccacggacaaatgataaggaagtttcaccttcaacataagaaactagttattaaagtcattaatacaaaaccaaataaaaagtgcgaaaagattaaaaatcaaaagtattacactaaatgcttgtcttcaccaagtgatgtaagaggcttagccaaacatggaagaactcttactatcaatcttggatcccgagactactacacacactctaaggtggatgatggatgatggtggtggatgtgggtgttgtagtggtagtggagtggtggtgaagtgggagataggtggtttgccaagggatgtctttgaagtgaaccaagcacccctatttatagcctgcacagaagcccggacacggccccgtgtccattggacacggccccgtggccatcctCTTTCTCTTGCTTCATTAATTGCAAATGTCTGTATTAGGCTCCACACGCTCCggtgttcgctgggcacgaccccgtgtgcagaagcgtatctgtactatcaagatttgcaagattctgcgaatcttagcgttgaccacggcccgtgttgagctggggacgcccccgtgctgggaatagaagcttctatagctttgtcattttctgcagacatctgaccacgcccccgtgtccgctgggcacggggccgtggtcagccttctgtttcttgtttttgcttgggaagatgttgtcgaggggtcgggcatgccatgtttattccttttctttgtatttatgttagtttttgctgcatatttgtttcttttattcatttaagctcatttagtcatgaaaatacaaaaggaagacaaaagcacactttttccaacattagtactaaaaaagggttagttttatgcctcatttgatgtaatttatttgttgcattttacacacatcattgcCATCTTCACAGAAAATAATTAGATCTTTGTTGTGGAATTCTCAGAAAACCGGACGATTagagaggcgtgtaatcactcGCAGATCAAATTATTTCAGTGGTTCCCCCGAATAATTTATTCGGATATAACTCTAATTTTCGAGAAATTGAACCAGTGTATGTGTATGGAATTTGTCTGAACCATAAATCTGATCAAAAAACTTGTCTACGAATTTTGGGGTTGGGGATGATTAACGGCCTAAAGACAGTTAtctcaattttaaataaaaaaactgcCACTATTTTATATTTCGAAAATATGGCATTTTCCAgaaaataaattttctgatgcaattttagtaaagcaatttaattaaaataaattttttCCAAGCTGACCTGGCAGCTCGACCCCATCAGTAGGCGAGGACCCATGGTTTCATTGGTGGTGGCGGGCGGCGATGATATTGGTTACAGCGGTGGTATTGGTTGCGGTGCATTGGGCGGCGATACTGTTTCCCTCTTTCACCCAGTCATGTCTGTCACGATATTATGTCGATTCAAGCTGGATAGTGATTTGCAATTACAATCGAAATCGGAAATATGGCGGCCGACCACAGGCCACTGTCAGAACCTTGATCACCATcgctctctttctctttctcttctgaTCTTCTCCTGAACCATAATCTTCCGCTGGTTCGTCAGAACTGTAACATCTGGTGGTTGTCAGTGGTGTGTGGCTCTGTGGCAGTGGCCGGAAGCCATGGTGGTGGTAGCGGTGGTTGCAGAGAGTCTAGAGAGAGATGAGAGTGTGGACGCCCCGCACCaccttcaccgtcaccttgttcttTTTTCCGATGGTTGGAGGTGGTGGTTGTCCATGCGTGGAGGTGGAAGTGGTTTTCTTTAAgcagagaaagagaaaaagaaagaaagaaagaaagataaaGGGAGATAGAAGGTAGGgtgagggtgggggtgggggtggggtgcaGGTaggtttttattaataaaaaaagtaTTGTTTTAACTTAAAAATAAAAGACTTAAATGCCCTCACATGCAAGGCATGTGAGTCCATTTAACTGAATTTTTTGAGATGGTTAGTGCTAAAAGTTATAGGTTGTaataaaacatgaacataaaggttggttttgctgatttcatagtgaaaggtataAAGTGCAGTTTGAGGCAAACACAAAGGTTGTTTTCTGCaattttatctattttaaatGTAATCATCGcattttagttatattttaaattttaattatattttgtaggatcggtttttgactcccgaacgattgcgtatgacacgtgtgacatgcggaatccgtacacgtgcATGGACCGAATACGAGAACCGTACTATAATAAGTTATTCGATTAGAAGATATGAAATCGTACAAGAAAAGTGAATCACCTTTTGTCTTtatctctctactttctctctgtAGCTCCTATGCTCTCCAAAGTccaaatggcaaaagttctaaactcTAACCCTAtgggttctatttataggccaaggattTAATGAGAGTTCTCATTAATTAAATAATTGTCACCTTGCCTTTTCTCTAAGTATTACAATATAATCTCTAGAATTAATCTGTTTCTGCTACGATCTGtcttgacggaggcgatagacataaatgcaccaacatattttaattaaaatatatgCTTGAGATAAGAATTATTATTCAAATAGTTTATGCAATATGCATATGCTTGCTTTAttattagagttaaatgtcattttagtcaatGTGTTTTGGGTCATTTTGCATGTTTAGTCCAAAGTTTTCATTTTTCGTATGTAGGTTCtaaaaggtttcactgttgccattttagtctagtAGGTTAATTTCATCCACtttttctattaacgagaagggcaattctgtcattttatatgaccgaattgcccttctagttaacagaattagaTATAAAATGATCGGATTAcccttctcattaacagaaaaaaatTGATGAAGTTAACCTGGTAGACTAAAAtcgcaacggtgaaacctttttggacccacaaacGAAAAAATAAACCTTTGAACTAAAAtttcaaaatggcccaaaccacagagactaagaCATTTAACTCTTATTATCGTTGTTCaaacaactaaaattaaactTAAAGTAATACTAACATGCAGAACCGCAAACTAATACCAGCATCCATATTATTCAAACATTTAaagcaaattggatttaaatgaTTATAGttttctcaatttggccgataataatctcaactcagttatttgccgataataatccgaactgatCCACTTTTGACCGATAATAGTCTGTGTTAACTATAGCTTAACGGATTTAaatttttttccgaattacaaactttacaaactgatgttttagggcttttgattagaacgagtatacgagttgattgatgtaaaatttaccttgAAATATTGCCCCAAACAACGAAAACaatgcttcaattcgggtgtttaaacttctatttaacaaaaatcaagccgtttgAAGCATCGTTTCGATTACATAAATCGATttgtatcctcgttctgatcaaaatccataaaacatatcggtttgtaattcggaaaaaagcttaactccattaagctattttaacggcagattattatcggccaaaaatgagttcagattattatcggccaataactgagttgggattattaccggTCAAAGTGAGAAAGTTGAGATtttttaaatccaatttgccaagATTTAATTAAGAGATAAGAATTTGTATTCAAACAACTAATAACATATAGAACCGCAAACCAACATCAAAATTTACAGCATCACTATTGAATAAAAAGCAAAGTACAGATTCAAAACCAACATTCAAAATTGCAGCAAAATACATATTTAAATTACTGTTTCCGTCGAAAACGACTTACGTGTTTGTAGAAAATAGGTAGTGATATTTGTGAAGATGTAGCGTAGGGTTTGCAGCGTCGTGATGTTTTCAGCGTTTTGGCGACATGATGTTTGCAACATTTTGGCGTCTGGATGTTTGCAACGTTTTTGTGAAGACGTGTTTGTAGAAACCGTTAAACttatttattttacaaaataaTTTATACTCAAAGCAACCTATATAGTAACTAACCATTTCCAGATATTAATAAACTTGTATGTATCTCACAATTGTTCTTAATTTCGTCTTATCATAAAGGTATTCTAAAAACCATAATTTGATGACTTTTGTTATACCAGCATAATATACTAATATTATGGTAGTGGTCACCGCAATTAAAGAACCGACGAACCTAGTGACCCCTTTAagatttttccatttttattGTTAATTATAGGACCCATTACTTCTTGAACAAATTGAAAAGTTTAAATATAATTTGCTTAGTATGATTCCATATTGGTTCACTTtttatccatttaactattttatttcaataaattaaatTACATTTTGCATTCACATATATTAATGATCTTGATCGTTCTAAATTGTCAATTGTGCTATTTGGCTATAGCTTCATAAAATACAGTATAAACTATTGTTGTAGGGGTATACTGTTTGTCTCTCATAAAAGTAAAGTGACTTCAAATTCTTGCTTATACAAGGTTAGGTGCAagggcgaagtatagaaggggcggggAGTGACGCCTGAGCCCCCGAACTTTTTGCTTAATAGTGTTAtctatgtagttttcgtatagaaatttttgggtatatacgttttcgacccccccccccccgggtcaTTTGGGACAAGCTACGCCACTGGTTAGATGGTATACAGTTCTAAAAAAAAGTCAATGTTAAAAAGATTACAAATACGATATTCACTAGTATCATGCAAATACAACTTTAACTTTATAATATATACAACATGACCGTACAAAAGGTTCTTGTGGTCACAAGCTTTCTAATGATGCTAACACACTCAAATACAGTATTCATCATTGTGCATTGGTCAAATGCACATCAATACACCTCGGAGGCTTGTAGTTTTAGGGTATCACATCTTTAGATTTTCCCCTAACCTTTACAAGTGTCGTtcccaaaacaaaaaaaaaaaaaaaaaaagcggtTTGTACACAACAAAAAGATACTTCACATACCATAACCACTTATTATATACTTGTATCATTTGCTATAAAAGTTTTTTAGTGTGATATGTGAAGTAATGCATTTGGTGTACAAATCACCCTGATAAACACAAAGACCCATAATATTACAAAAttaaattaccctttgttttctATCCTTGATTTAACGAGCTTAAAAGAAAGAGCGTTTTGTAGGAGCTCGGCCCACGGCTCTCATCAAATTTGCTATTTCCAAAACTCTAGCCACTTTGGTTCCTCTCTTGGCCTCTGCTGTTGCACGCCTTTCCTCTGCTTTTCTTTTAGCTTTTGCCACGTCGTTCTGCATTTTCTCCAATGCTTTTGCTCGTTTTTCCTCCAATTTCCTCTACACGATATTCATTTTACACAAACTTCACATATCCAtaaaatctaagaaaaaaattACTTTGTTCGTACTTCATTAATTATTATCTAAGCATAAGATCAACAAACATAACAAAACTAAAAGTGTAacttacaaaaaaaaatcaaatatgtTAAAAGAATTAATAATTTCAATCCAAcctttttaactcgtttttttgccATCGAGTTTTGTTTTTTCACCGATATAATTTaccattttattttatttagagtaaattgccaaaatcgtccctgagatttaGGTATATTTGTAAGTTTCATGCAAAACAACATTTTTGTACAATATTGTCCCACACTTTTGTgatattttgtcattttcatccaaacgtctaacTTTGTTGCTTaaatcgtccctgagatttgggatttttttgccatttttatcaaaatatttgaCAGAAAATATAAAGCAAATTAGACATTTGaatgaaaataacaaaaaatctcaaaagtgaACAACAAAATTgtacaaaaaaattgttttgaatTAACTGTCAAACATGCCAAAACCTCAAACcttattttagcaatttactcttttatttatGTTAAAACATGATAAAGTAAAAAGTTGCAAAGAAGTCCTCTAACTTTGTGTTATTACATTTACATACCTCAACTTTCTTCATCCAAGATGTTGACTTCTGAACTTGTTCACTCTCCCACCCATTGATGATCGCATCCTCCCTCTTGAACCGATTGTTAATCTTTGCAATCTTAGAGTTCTGCCATGCCGATATCTTCGACTCCACCTCCTCTTTCTTCACTCGCTGGACCGACGAAACATCGCTGCTACGATCAGTACTAACCAAACTCATCCCTCCACCACCTCTAGTCGGAGACGCCACTCTCGGATTATTATCCTCCACAATCGCCAATGGGTTAGTGTCCCTAGGATTAATCTCTTCTTCCCTAATTCTCTCCAAACTCGCAATTGGCTCGTTATGTTCATTAACATCTATGTCGTTTCCTGCTAGCACCAAAGCATTAAACTCGCGGCTCATGGTCGTGAAGTTCTCAGTCTCGTTGCTGCCAACGGACAGATTTGATGATCTGTGGCTGGTGGTTTCCCACACTTCTCCACGGTGAGGGTGGTATcgcggtggttgtggtggtggttgtggtgttaGGGCGTGTATTTCGCGTATGTTTtcatcgtcgtcgtcgtcgtcgttgTTGTGCTGGTGCAGTGTGCTTGTGGAAGGTTGGGTGGACATGGTGGTTTTAGGGTTGTGGAGGAAAGGGGTTTGGATTATAATTAGGGTTAAGCTTATATGAGCCACACATATGGTGGAAGTTGCATGGAGTAAAGGCTAAAGTAAATGCCGATTTTTGTTAGACT from Helianthus annuus cultivar XRQ/B chromosome 10, HanXRQr2.0-SUNRISE, whole genome shotgun sequence harbors:
- the LOC110885521 gene encoding remorin 4.2, with translation MSTQPSTSTLHQHNNDDDDDDENIREIHALTPQPPPQPPRYHPHRGEVWETTSHRSSNLSVGSNETENFTTMSREFNALVLAGNDIDVNEHNEPIASLERIREEEINPRDTNPLAIVEDNNPRVASPTRGGGGMSLVSTDRSSDVSSVQRVKKEEVESKISAWQNSKIAKINNRFKREDAIINGWESEQVQKSTSWMKKVERKLEEKRAKALEKMQNDVAKAKRKAEERRATAEAKRGTKVARVLEIANLMRAVGRAPTKRSFF